The genomic stretch NNNNNNNNNNNNNNNNNNNNNNNNNNNNNNNNNNNNNNNNNNNNNNNNNNNNNNNNNNNNNNNNNNNNNNNNNNNNNNNNNNNGGCCTCTCATATGCTGTAAATTTAATCCTAAAGCACTCAATGTACTTATGATTGTCTTTGCTAGCTCTAATCCTGTAGTACTATGTACTggtacaaattgtaaaaaatcttctcttattttatttacatcagcATCAAAGTACCTTATACAAAGAGAAAACTGTTCAACTCTACTAACATCAGTTGTTTCATCAGCTAATATCacaaaaaatttgtttgttttaattctgttacaaatTTTAGTCTGAATTTGATCACATATAATTGAAATGACTTCATTTTGTATATCAGCACTGATATAAGTAGAATTTTTACCACaacttttaatatgatttaaaaataaatcgtcaCCACTATCTATA from Acyrthosiphon pisum isolate AL4f unplaced genomic scaffold, pea_aphid_22Mar2018_4r6ur Scaffold_1428;HRSCAF=1917, whole genome shotgun sequence encodes the following:
- the LOC103311295 gene encoding 52 kDa repressor of the inhibitor of the protein kinase-like — translated: MRGGHDSGSLDLNLPLHNDGNFRALLRYRIDSGDDLFLNHIKSCGKNSTYISADIQNEVISIICDQIQTKICNRIKTNKFFVILADETTDVSRVEQFSLCIRYFDADVNKIREDFLQFVPVHSTTGLELAKTIISTLSALGLNLQHMR